Genomic DNA from Leptotrichia wadei:
TTTGTATTTGTCATAAAAATTACTCTTTCCATATATGTATATAATATAATATATAAATAAAAAGGTCAATATTTTTTCATATTTCAATTTTTAGCAACTATCTTTTAGCAATTGCCGTAAAAGTAAATTTATCAGGATGATAAGTTATTGTTTCGTATTGGAAAAGATTTCCGTTAGATAAATAAGCATAAGTTTCAATAACTACAACTCTGTCAATATTTTCCAGATTTATATACCGTCTTTCTTCATCTGTTGCACTTCTGAACTTTATTTCCCGCCTTGAATAGGATATTTTTAAATTTAGTTCATTTTCCAGATATTCATAGATAGATTTACTGGCTATTTCATCATTTAAATAAGTGACGATTTTTCTATCAAAATAGGAAATGGCATACTGCACAACTTCACCATCCAAAGAATAAGTACGGACAACCTTATAAAAATCAGCCGTTTTAGAGACATTAAATTTTTCCATTAGTTCCTCAACACCTTGTACTATGTATAGACTAACTAAATTTGCCTTGACATCTATATTTTTTATCTTATTCAATTCTTGAAATGTCTGTATCGAAGTAAGCGAAATATTTTTCAAATCTCCTTTTTCCAGCACAATCGACTTTTTTCCCTTTATTTTTTGAATATATCCCTCAGACTCCAATAATGCAAGTGCCTTTCTAACAGTAAGTACCGAACAGGAATAATCTATCGCCAAATCAGCCTCACTTTTTAAGTAGTCTTTTGACTTTAATTTTCCATCTTTTATTTGTTTTTTTATATTTTCATAAACTTCCTTATATTTACTCATTTCGCAATACCTTTCCATAGTAATTAATATATTATACTTTAATTTATTTAAAATAACAACCAGAATATATCTTTTTTATTTTCCAAAACATCTATATATATGTACTGATTTTTTAAAAAGATATGTTATAATAAGTTTGTAAGAAAAATTAACTACTCAAAGGAGATGATTTAAAATGGCTGTTAAAAACAAAGTCGTTATTGTTACAGGAGCTTCTTCAGGAATTGGAAAAGCTACTGCAAAATTACTAGGAGAAAGTGGCGCAAAAGTCGTACTTGCTGCAAGAAATGAAGACAAATTACAGCAAGCTGTTGCTGAAATAAAGGAAAAAGGAGGAGAAGCAGCTTACAAAGTGACAGATGTATCAAAAAGAGAGGAAGTAAAAGCATTGGTTGATTTTGCAATTTCTGAATACGGAAAAATAGATGTTATTTTCAATAATGCGGGATTAATGCCAAACGCACCATTGTCAGAACTAAAAAATAGTGAATGGGATGAAATGATAGATGTGAACTTAAAAGGTGTCTTAAATGGTATTGAAGCTGTACTTCCACATTTTATCAAGCAAAAATCTGGACATGTTATTAGCACATCTTCTGTTGCTGGACTAAACACATATCTTGGAGCAGGAGTATACTGTGCCACAAAACACGGTGTAAAAGCACTAATGGAAGTACTAAGAAAAGAAAGTGCCAATGAAAA
This window encodes:
- a CDS encoding GntR family transcriptional regulator, translated to MSKYKEVYENIKKQIKDGKLKSKDYLKSEADLAIDYSCSVLTVRKALALLESEGYIQKIKGKKSIVLEKGDLKNISLTSIQTFQELNKIKNIDVKANLVSLYIVQGVEELMEKFNVSKTADFYKVVRTYSLDGEVVQYAISYFDRKIVTYLNDEIASKSIYEYLENELNLKISYSRREIKFRSATDEERRYINLENIDRVVVIETYAYLSNGNLFQYETITYHPDKFTFTAIAKR
- a CDS encoding SDR family oxidoreductase; the protein is MAVKNKVVIVTGASSGIGKATAKLLGESGAKVVLAARNEDKLQQAVAEIKEKGGEAAYKVTDVSKREEVKALVDFAISEYGKIDVIFNNAGLMPNAPLSELKNSEWDEMIDVNLKGVLNGIEAVLPHFIKQKSGHVISTSSVAGLNTYLGAGVYCATKHGVKALMEVLRKESANEKMNVRTTTLYLGAFRTELATRITNKAIKERIEFLYDTIGADPIIVAEAVKFAIDLPEEVSMNEITLYPTAQL